Proteins encoded by one window of Salvia splendens isolate huo1 chromosome 5, SspV2, whole genome shotgun sequence:
- the LOC121803928 gene encoding putative F-box/LRR-repeat protein 23, with product MYNVMCHRAVYRSQVQLVDLTIQNFGDDELIEYIANRSQNLKRLKLGSFYVISVDAVIKAVAKLQQLEELHLTGKPWIVPAHIEAIGTSCPKLISFSYNGHGTEHPFPLELEDDDDDYDDEFSKGFGRNDYALAIVKSMPNLQHLQLCAHCMQNEGLEAILNGFPRLESLDIRRCFGLELGGDLGERCRQQIKDLRLPNDSVSTMSWLEWDGRDSFGNSIDFSDYDYDVYEDYECYDDYFSPLGYAFFNDDGLGFFDYDHF from the coding sequence ATGTACAATGTCATGTGCCACCGCGCAGTGTATCGTAGCCAGGTACAATTGGTCGACCTCACTATTCAGAACTTCGGCGACGACGAACTCATTGAGTATATTGCTAATCGGTCACAAAATCTCAAACGCCTTAAACTTGGATCTTTTTATGTGATCTCAGTAGATGCTGTGATTAAAGCGGTAGCAAAACTTCAACAGTTGGAAGAATTGCACCTTACTGGTAAGCCATGGATTGTTCCTGCCCACATTGAAGCTATAGGAACTTCTTGCCCAAAGTTGATATCATTCTCATACAATGGACATGGAACAGAGCATCCTTTTCCACTAGAATtggaagatgatgatgatgattatgaTGATGAATTTAGTAAAGGATTCGGTCGGAATGATTATGCTCTCGCAATCGTCAAAAGCATGCCTAATCTTCAGCATCTTCAACTTTGTGCACATTGTATGCAAAATGAAGGACTTGAAGCCATCCTTAACGGCTTTCCACGCCTCGAATCACTTGACATCAGGCGATGCTTTGGTCTCGAGCTTGGAGGGGATTTGGGGGAAAGATGCCGTCAGCAGATAAAAGATCTTAGACTCCCGAATGACTCCGTCAGTACTATGTCGTGGCTTGAATGGGATGGCAGAGACTCGTTTGGTAACAGCATAGATTTTAGCGATTATGACTATGACGTTTATGAAGATTATGAGTGTTACGATGACTACTTCTCGCCTCTTGGTTATGCTTTCTTCAATGACGACGGGCTTGGGTTTTTCGACTACGACCATTTCTGA